A genomic segment from Brucella pseudogrignonensis encodes:
- a CDS encoding urease subunit gamma has protein sequence MHFTPREIDKLMIHTLAIVAQRRKDQGLKLNHPETVSLIAAAALEGARAGKTLEEVMELARKTITKDDVMEGVVEMIPYVQVEAVFTDGSRLVTVHDPIQ, from the coding sequence ATGCATTTCACGCCGCGAGAGATTGACAAGCTCATGATTCATACGCTGGCGATTGTCGCGCAGCGTCGTAAAGATCAGGGTTTGAAGCTTAATCATCCTGAAACCGTATCTTTGATTGCTGCCGCAGCCCTTGAAGGCGCGCGCGCTGGAAAAACGCTGGAAGAAGTCATGGAACTGGCCCGTAAGACCATCACGAAGGATGATGTGATGGAAGGTGTCGTCGAAATGATTCCTTATGTGCAGGTTGAGGCTGTTTTCACAGATGGTAGCCGGCTTGTAACTGTTCACGATCCAATTCAATAA
- a CDS encoding urease subunit beta, with protein sequence MAADKAKTPVGGLVLGKGDIEINAGYPTTTLKVRNTGDRPIQVGSHYHFFEVNSDLEFDREQAFGKRLNIPATTALRFEPGDEKQVVLVPYQGKQRVIGFNGLVNGWVGEESYNESRPRLTDAMERVERYGFKNKS encoded by the coding sequence ATGGCTGCAGATAAGGCAAAGACTCCTGTTGGAGGACTGGTTCTCGGCAAAGGTGATATTGAGATCAATGCCGGTTATCCGACCACAACACTGAAGGTTCGCAACACGGGTGACCGCCCTATTCAGGTGGGTTCCCATTATCATTTCTTTGAAGTGAATTCGGATCTCGAATTTGACCGCGAACAGGCATTCGGCAAGCGTCTGAATATTCCTGCCACAACCGCTTTGCGTTTTGAGCCCGGCGACGAAAAGCAAGTCGTTCTCGTTCCTTATCAGGGCAAGCAGCGCGTTATCGGCTTCAACGGTCTGGTGAATGGTTGGGTTGGCGAAGAAAGCTACAACGAATCCCGCCCACGTCTGACAGATGCAATGGAGCGTGTTGAGCGCTACGGCTTTAAAAACAAGTCGTAA
- a CDS encoding urease subunit alpha, giving the protein MAKISRQQYSDLYGPTTGDKIRLGDTDLYIEIEKDLRIYGEEAVYGGGKTLRDGMGYDNELTSAAGAPDLVITNVTIVDAVQGVIKADVGIKNGLIYGIGKAGNPSTMSGVTLPLGPGTDAISGEHLILTAGGIDAHVHFISPQQAEAALSNGVTTLFGGGIGPTDGTNGTTITPGTWNIEMMLRSFDSWPVNAGVLGKGNSSSVVTIEEQIRAGAMGLKIHEDWGSTPEAIRTSLKVADAFDVQVCIHTDTLNEAGFVENTIAAFEGRTIHTYHTEGAGGGHAPDIIRVAGQPNVIPSSTNPTLPYGINSQAELFDMTMICHNLSPKIPTDVAFAESRVRPETIAAENVLHDIGAISILSSDSQAMGRVGENWMRTIQTAHLMKTRFGAYDGDKSGNDNQRVLRFVSKVTINPAIAQGVSHVVGSIEIGKMADLVLWEPAFFGAKPKMVIKGGMISWALMGDPNASLPTPQPVIYRPMYGMYGSALPKTRVTFTSAAGFEHGIVDQYELKSQVVPVYNTRAISKGSMVRNNALPTIEVNPETFAVTVDGKHATVEPATSVPLTQLHFFS; this is encoded by the coding sequence ATGGCTAAAATCTCAAGGCAGCAATATTCGGATCTATACGGCCCGACCACCGGCGATAAAATCCGTCTGGGTGACACTGATCTTTACATCGAGATTGAAAAAGACCTTCGTATCTATGGCGAAGAAGCGGTTTACGGCGGCGGCAAGACGCTGCGTGACGGCATGGGCTATGACAACGAGTTGACGAGCGCTGCTGGCGCGCCTGATCTCGTTATCACCAATGTCACCATTGTTGACGCTGTTCAGGGCGTTATCAAGGCAGATGTCGGTATTAAAAACGGCCTGATTTACGGCATTGGTAAAGCGGGCAACCCGTCCACCATGTCCGGCGTTACACTTCCGCTCGGTCCGGGAACGGATGCGATCTCCGGTGAGCATTTGATCCTGACAGCAGGTGGTATTGATGCTCACGTGCATTTCATTTCACCACAGCAGGCAGAAGCAGCACTCAGCAATGGTGTGACGACGCTTTTTGGCGGCGGCATCGGCCCGACAGACGGCACCAACGGAACGACGATTACGCCAGGCACATGGAACATCGAAATGATGTTGCGCTCGTTTGATAGCTGGCCTGTCAATGCGGGTGTTCTGGGCAAGGGCAACTCCTCGTCGGTTGTGACAATCGAAGAACAGATCCGCGCTGGCGCCATGGGCCTTAAAATCCATGAAGACTGGGGCAGCACACCGGAAGCAATTCGTACATCGCTGAAGGTCGCCGATGCGTTTGACGTGCAGGTCTGTATCCACACCGATACACTGAACGAAGCTGGCTTTGTTGAAAATACAATCGCCGCTTTTGAAGGTCGCACCATCCACACCTATCATACCGAAGGTGCTGGTGGAGGTCACGCGCCGGATATTATTCGCGTTGCAGGTCAGCCGAACGTTATCCCGAGCTCGACCAACCCAACGCTGCCCTATGGCATCAATTCACAGGCCGAATTGTTTGACATGACGATGATCTGTCACAATCTCAGCCCGAAGATTCCAACTGACGTTGCTTTTGCTGAAAGCCGCGTGCGCCCGGAAACCATTGCGGCTGAAAACGTGCTGCATGACATTGGCGCGATTTCCATCCTGTCGAGCGATAGTCAGGCGATGGGTCGTGTCGGTGAAAACTGGATGCGTACCATTCAGACTGCACATCTGATGAAGACACGCTTCGGCGCTTATGACGGCGACAAGTCCGGCAACGACAACCAGCGCGTGCTGCGTTTCGTCTCCAAAGTGACCATCAATCCAGCAATTGCACAGGGTGTGTCCCATGTGGTTGGCTCGATTGAAATTGGCAAGATGGCCGATTTGGTGCTCTGGGAGCCAGCATTCTTTGGTGCCAAGCCGAAAATGGTCATCAAGGGTGGCATGATTTCATGGGCGCTGATGGGTGATCCGAATGCATCATTGCCAACGCCACAGCCGGTTATCTATCGTCCGATGTACGGCATGTATGGCTCGGCCTTGCCTAAGACCCGCGTGACATTCACTTCCGCTGCTGGCTTTGAGCACGGCATTGTGGATCAGTATGAGCTGAAATCACAGGTTGTACCAGTTTATAACACGCGCGCGATTAGCAAGGGTTCAATGGTGCGTAACAATGCGTTGCCGACCATTGAAGTGAACCCGGAAACCTTTGCGGTTACGGTGGATGGAAAGCACGCCACTGTTGAGCCGGCGACGAGTGTTCCTCTGACACAGCTTCATTTCTTTAGCTGA
- the ureE gene encoding urease accessory protein UreE (involved in the assembly of the urease metallocenter; possible nickel donor) has translation MILVEKTLGNIKDSVWHDRSHHAQVDYLALEQWEAPKSRLRKESEGGVELAISLPRSEHLHDGDVLHYDEAAKIIIVARIALKEVMVIELEGLEDLAPQEILRICFELGHGLGNQHWPAVIKGTTVYVPLSVDQKVMASVMRTHAFDRVKMHFAPGEEVAAKLDAKEVRMLFAGADATPHHHHDMHKHSHSHSHSHDHHHDHGDHSHSHDHSHEHSHDHSHDHHHGHNHR, from the coding sequence ATGATTCTCGTTGAGAAAACACTCGGTAACATCAAGGATTCCGTGTGGCATGATCGTTCGCATCATGCGCAGGTTGATTATCTTGCTCTTGAGCAATGGGAAGCGCCAAAAAGTCGTTTGCGCAAGGAAAGCGAGGGCGGCGTAGAGCTCGCCATTTCACTTCCGCGCTCCGAACATCTGCATGATGGTGATGTTCTTCATTACGATGAAGCCGCGAAAATCATCATTGTCGCGCGCATCGCGCTCAAAGAAGTGATGGTCATTGAACTTGAAGGGCTTGAAGACCTTGCACCGCAGGAAATCCTGCGTATTTGCTTTGAGCTTGGCCATGGTTTGGGCAATCAGCATTGGCCAGCAGTAATCAAAGGCACAACCGTTTACGTGCCACTGTCCGTTGATCAGAAAGTTATGGCTTCGGTCATGCGCACCCACGCATTTGATCGCGTAAAGATGCATTTCGCACCGGGCGAAGAAGTTGCAGCGAAACTTGACGCCAAGGAAGTGCGGATGCTTTTTGCGGGTGCCGACGCGACCCCGCATCATCATCACGACATGCACAAACATTCTCATTCCCATAGCCATTCCCACGATCACCATCATGATCATGGCGACCACTCGCATTCCCATGACCACAGCCATGAGCATAGTCATGATCATTCGCATGACCATCATCACGGCCACAATCACAGGTAA
- a CDS encoding urease accessory protein UreF, which yields MSGIKNEEPRPMQDMVLLAKLLQFSDSTLPVGAFAFSNGLESALQTEVVTNPESLHQFVNLVVRQAAHMDGIAFLHAHRAILAGDYEAVLAADHEVWDRRVGEEQQLMLARMGKKFAELSLKISDFPPLERWLKDIKSGATPGCFPIGQALALAHMGADEQQAFVVHQYGVASMILSAAVRLMRIDHLDTQRILFAAQARVEQDYEDVHRLGLDEMSSFAPVFDILVAHHTKTHVRLFMN from the coding sequence ATGTCAGGCATAAAGAACGAAGAACCGCGTCCAATGCAGGATATGGTTCTTCTGGCAAAATTGCTGCAATTCTCGGATTCAACACTGCCTGTTGGTGCGTTTGCATTCTCAAACGGGCTTGAATCCGCCCTGCAGACCGAGGTTGTAACAAACCCGGAAAGCCTGCATCAGTTTGTCAATCTGGTGGTCCGCCAAGCCGCTCATATGGACGGCATCGCGTTTCTTCATGCCCATCGCGCCATTCTGGCGGGCGACTATGAAGCTGTGCTCGCCGCTGATCATGAAGTCTGGGACCGTCGCGTGGGTGAAGAGCAACAGCTTATGCTGGCCCGAATGGGCAAGAAATTCGCTGAATTGTCTCTCAAGATCAGCGATTTCCCGCCGCTCGAGCGCTGGTTGAAAGACATCAAATCCGGCGCAACGCCGGGCTGCTTCCCAATTGGTCAGGCATTGGCTTTGGCACATATGGGGGCCGATGAACAGCAAGCTTTTGTTGTTCACCAATATGGTGTTGCATCGATGATCCTGAGTGCAGCAGTGCGCCTTATGCGCATCGATCATCTGGATACGCAGCGCATATTGTTCGCCGCTCAAGCCCGGGTTGAGCAAGACTATGAGGATGTGCACAGATTGGGGTTAGATGAAATGTCCAGTTTCGCGCCTGTCTTCGACATTCTCGTTGCGCATCATACAAAAACGCACGTCCGTCTATTTATGAACTGA
- the ureG gene encoding urease accessory protein UreG, with product MKKITRIGIGGPVGSGKTAVIETITPRLIEMGIKPLIITNDVVTTEDAKQVRRTLNGILIEEKIVGVETGACPHTAVREDPSMNIAAVEELEEKYPDSDVILIESGGDNLTLTFSPALADFYIYVIDVAAGDKIPRKNGAGVCQSDILVINKKDLAPYVGASLEVMDRDSKLMRGKKPFVFTNCKTGEGIDDLMKLILDMALFDVKPVLATEAAG from the coding sequence ATGAAGAAAATTACACGTATTGGTATCGGTGGACCTGTTGGTTCGGGCAAGACGGCGGTTATTGAAACAATCACGCCGCGGCTGATTGAAATGGGCATCAAGCCGCTCATCATTACCAACGACGTTGTGACGACAGAAGATGCGAAGCAAGTTCGTCGCACACTTAACGGTATCCTGATTGAAGAAAAGATTGTCGGGGTTGAAACCGGCGCTTGCCCGCATACGGCCGTTCGCGAAGATCCGTCTATGAACATCGCAGCGGTTGAAGAGCTGGAAGAAAAATACCCGGACAGCGATGTTATTCTGATTGAATCGGGCGGCGATAATCTCACGCTCACATTCAGCCCGGCTCTCGCTGATTTCTATATTTACGTGATCGACGTAGCTGCTGGCGACAAGATTCCGCGCAAGAACGGCGCTGGTGTTTGCCAGTCCGATATTCTGGTTATCAACAAAAAGGATCTCGCACCTTATGTTGGCGCGAGCCTTGAAGTGATGGACCGCGATTCCAAGCTGATGCGTGGAAAAAAGCCATTTGTTTTCACCAATTGCAAAACGGGTGAAGGCATTGACGATCTGATGAAGCTCATTCTCGATATGGCGCTGTTTGACGTTAAGCCAGTTCTCGCCACCGAAGCAGCTGGGTAA
- a CDS encoding urease accessory protein UreD, translating to MSLHERLSRLDAARELNSYQTEPAQMRAAGPGKIGELRLGFSIRNGRSVLHDLYRVAPLLVQQALYWDEAMPELPICSIISIGGGILQGDRYKIDIHVGENACAQVTSQGANRVHQMDANYASQYQTVTLEAGAYLEYLPDFTIPYRNSRFINQTEIVIDESATLIYGEMMMTGRKHHHEDERFGFDLLSMLVSVKRPNGKRLFTDKVLIEKGNPTIDFAAVMRGFDAFANIVCVTPPDVAARIKERVEVNFSTDAPRAISGVSMLPNNAGLMLRAVGIESYDVRAEVRNFWKIVREEARGRTLPEEFLWR from the coding sequence ATGAGCCTACACGAGCGACTAAGCCGACTTGATGCAGCACGTGAGCTGAACTCGTATCAAACCGAGCCAGCACAGATGCGTGCTGCCGGGCCGGGGAAAATCGGTGAGTTGCGTCTCGGCTTTTCTATTCGCAATGGTCGCTCGGTGTTGCATGATCTTTACCGTGTGGCACCGCTTCTGGTTCAGCAGGCGCTTTACTGGGATGAGGCGATGCCAGAACTGCCGATTTGCTCCATCATTTCGATTGGTGGCGGCATTTTGCAGGGTGATCGCTACAAGATTGATATTCATGTTGGCGAAAATGCGTGCGCTCAAGTGACATCACAGGGCGCAAACCGTGTTCACCAGATGGATGCGAATTATGCCTCGCAATATCAGACAGTAACGCTCGAAGCTGGCGCATATCTCGAATATTTGCCCGATTTCACCATACCTTATCGCAATTCGCGCTTCATCAATCAGACGGAAATCGTGATCGATGAGAGTGCGACGCTGATCTATGGCGAGATGATGATGACGGGACGCAAGCATCATCATGAAGACGAGCGCTTCGGCTTCGATTTGCTCTCCATGCTTGTCTCTGTAAAGCGGCCAAATGGTAAGCGCCTGTTTACGGACAAGGTGCTGATCGAAAAAGGCAATCCGACGATAGATTTCGCGGCTGTGATGCGCGGTTTCGATGCTTTTGCAAATATTGTTTGCGTTACACCACCTGATGTTGCCGCACGTATCAAGGAGCGTGTCGAGGTAAATTTCAGCACTGATGCGCCACGTGCCATTTCTGGCGTATCAATGCTGCCCAACAATGCGGGGCTTATGCTGCGGGCTGTTGGCATTGAAAGCTATGATGTGCGCGCCGAGGTGCGAAATTTCTGGAAAATTGTTCGTGAAGAGGCCCGTGGACGTACTCTGCCAGAAGAGTTTCTCTGGCGTTAA
- the yut gene encoding urea transporter, whose product MAEKNVSFPITCLRGAGQVFFMENAFTGVMFFAAIAYASYATGIWATTIGAVIGLIVATLTAQLLDCDKPSINSGLFGFNGILVGVALPTFIAATPQLWFYIIIGSALSTVITATFGATLTKSWGIPGSTGPFVLTGWLMVAGAYSFGALNVTGDAPKLVSDYVAGTATIPANIELVQIFFRNIAQVFLLGNEVSGALILIGIFVASRPAGIAAALGSLIAMIIAIGMRADPATVVQGLYGFSPVLTAIAVGTVFLKTDGKVIVYAVLATITTVFIQGAYDVIMAPMGLPSFTAPYVLTLYLFIAPKKLFAPHPHKPVAKHLVSDK is encoded by the coding sequence ATGGCAGAGAAGAACGTTAGTTTTCCAATCACCTGTCTTCGAGGGGCGGGGCAGGTTTTCTTTATGGAAAACGCCTTTACCGGTGTCATGTTTTTTGCAGCAATTGCCTATGCGTCTTACGCAACGGGCATTTGGGCCACCACGATTGGCGCAGTCATTGGCTTGATCGTTGCCACACTGACAGCTCAGCTGCTTGATTGCGACAAGCCCTCCATCAATTCAGGCCTTTTCGGCTTCAACGGCATTCTTGTTGGTGTTGCTCTGCCAACTTTCATCGCTGCAACGCCACAGCTCTGGTTTTACATTATCATTGGATCAGCACTAAGCACGGTCATTACAGCGACATTTGGTGCAACGCTGACGAAAAGCTGGGGCATTCCCGGTTCAACTGGCCCATTTGTGCTGACAGGCTGGCTTATGGTTGCCGGCGCTTACTCGTTTGGTGCATTGAATGTTACGGGTGACGCGCCAAAACTCGTCTCCGACTATGTTGCGGGTACAGCGACCATTCCGGCGAATATTGAGCTCGTGCAAATCTTCTTCCGCAACATTGCGCAGGTATTTTTGCTCGGCAATGAGGTGAGCGGCGCACTGATCCTGATTGGTATTTTCGTGGCCTCACGTCCAGCGGGTATCGCAGCAGCGCTTGGCTCACTCATCGCCATGATCATAGCCATCGGCATGCGCGCTGATCCAGCAACGGTTGTTCAGGGGCTTTATGGTTTTAGCCCCGTACTGACAGCAATTGCGGTTGGAACAGTTTTCCTGAAAACCGATGGAAAAGTCATCGTTTACGCGGTGCTCGCAACCATTACCACTGTCTTCATTCAGGGTGCCTATGATGTGATCATGGCTCCTATGGGGCTGCCGTCTTTCACAGCGCCTTATGTGCTCACACTTTATCTGTTTATCGCACCGAAGAAACTCTTCGCACCGCATCCGCACAAGCCGGTCGCCAAGCATCTCGTAAGCGATAAGTAA
- a CDS encoding ammonium transporter, whose protein sequence is MQSISAGDTAFLLICTALVCMMTPALALFYGGLVRQRDVLSIMIQNFVCMGVIGLIWVFGGFSLAFGPSIGGVIGDITTYFGMYHVGIEPNATYAANVPFILVFAYQMMFAIITPALMTGAFVGRFKFGAYLFFIAFWTILVYLPAAHWIWGGGFLAKLGVVDFAGGIVIHASAGFSALAAAKYLGKRKLAKGQKESQPASLPLVAIGAGLLWFGWFGFNAGGAYAADALAAYAFTNTMLAGSIAMLVWMFWEWKESGRPSFSGVLVGAVTGLATITPAAGYVEPMTALLIGAIGASVCFNAKYVQKWLKIDDTLEVWRAHGVGGMTGAILIGVTASSNINAVSASAYQLGIQAMAVAIVAAYAWIITMILLKILDAFGHLRVPEEVQLEGLDEDLYGENAFSLWGMKKNMDK, encoded by the coding sequence ATGCAATCTATAAGTGCTGGCGATACAGCCTTTCTTCTGATTTGTACGGCGCTGGTCTGTATGATGACCCCAGCTTTGGCTCTGTTCTACGGTGGTCTTGTCCGTCAGCGTGATGTTCTGTCGATCATGATACAGAACTTTGTCTGCATGGGTGTGATCGGCCTCATCTGGGTTTTTGGTGGTTTCAGCCTTGCATTCGGCCCGTCCATCGGCGGTGTCATTGGCGACATCACCACCTATTTCGGCATGTATCATGTAGGTATTGAACCGAACGCCACCTATGCGGCCAATGTGCCTTTCATTCTGGTTTTCGCATATCAGATGATGTTCGCCATCATCACACCTGCGCTGATGACGGGCGCTTTTGTCGGGCGCTTCAAGTTCGGTGCTTATCTGTTCTTCATCGCTTTCTGGACTATTCTGGTCTATCTGCCAGCAGCCCATTGGATCTGGGGTGGCGGCTTCCTTGCAAAGCTCGGTGTTGTCGACTTCGCAGGTGGTATCGTCATTCACGCTTCCGCTGGTTTCTCCGCATTGGCGGCAGCAAAATATCTCGGCAAGCGCAAACTCGCAAAAGGCCAGAAGGAATCCCAGCCTGCAAGCTTGCCGCTGGTTGCAATCGGTGCAGGTCTTCTATGGTTTGGCTGGTTTGGCTTCAATGCGGGCGGCGCTTACGCAGCCGATGCACTGGCGGCTTATGCCTTCACCAACACTATGCTGGCAGGCTCCATCGCCATGCTCGTCTGGATGTTCTGGGAATGGAAAGAATCCGGACGTCCATCGTTCTCTGGTGTACTTGTTGGGGCGGTCACGGGTCTTGCAACGATCACGCCTGCTGCCGGTTATGTTGAACCAATGACGGCGCTGCTCATCGGTGCAATCGGCGCATCCGTGTGCTTTAATGCCAAATATGTTCAGAAGTGGCTCAAGATCGACGACACGCTGGAAGTCTGGCGCGCGCATGGTGTTGGCGGCATGACAGGTGCAATCCTGATCGGTGTGACAGCCAGCTCAAACATCAATGCGGTATCGGCAAGCGCTTATCAGCTTGGCATTCAGGCAATGGCTGTGGCTATCGTGGCGGCTTATGCCTGGATTATCACGATGATCCTGCTCAAAATCCTCGATGCTTTCGGTCATCTGCGCGTGCCGGAAGAAGTACAGCTCGAAGGTCTGGATGAAGATCTCTATGGAGAAAATGCATTCAGCCTCTGGGGCATGAAAAAGAACATGGATAAGTAA
- a CDS encoding ABC transporter substrate-binding protein, whose protein sequence is MNFKAISVASIVALTCATSAYAQPKDTLVLAIGGEPDNGFDPLAGWGGYGNPLFQSTLLRRDVNLETAPDLATSWTLSDDRKVWTIKLRDDVKFSDGTPVTAEDVAFTFNTAKASTNAIDLSVMEKAEAIDKDTVQISLSKPWITFVEAFYTLGIVPAASYGRDYGRKPVGSGPYKFVAWNEGEQLIVERNDAYYGDKGPFKKITFLFTGEAPGLAAANAGAVDMVAVPAQLADAVPNGFQAVPVQTVDNRGLSLPFTKPHDVNGRKVGNAVTTDPAIRKAINMGIDRKLVVDVALHGHGTPAFGPADGLPWAGKADQIEFNLDGAKAILDEAGWTAGEDGIRAKDGVRAAFPINYPASDATRQALAETAAELLRPLGIEATPQGGSWDAIGRVMHSEPVVFGFGSHSPYQLYSLFAQKLGGVEYMNPSYYANPKVEELFEKAQGAGSLEGSMPYWSKAADYYGLKGDNSWAWLVNFDHVYFVNKCLDLGKTQIEPHGHGWPVTATIANWRWTCE, encoded by the coding sequence ATGAATTTCAAAGCCATTTCGGTTGCATCCATTGTGGCACTTACATGTGCAACATCAGCCTATGCCCAGCCGAAAGATACTCTCGTTCTGGCGATTGGTGGTGAGCCGGATAATGGATTTGATCCCCTCGCAGGATGGGGCGGCTATGGGAACCCACTGTTTCAATCAACGTTGCTGCGACGTGATGTGAACCTCGAAACGGCGCCCGATCTGGCAACCAGCTGGACACTGTCTGATGACCGAAAAGTCTGGACGATCAAATTGCGCGATGATGTAAAGTTTTCTGATGGCACACCAGTTACCGCCGAGGATGTTGCTTTTACATTCAATACAGCCAAGGCATCCACCAACGCGATTGATTTAAGCGTGATGGAAAAGGCCGAGGCTATCGATAAAGACACCGTGCAGATTTCGCTTAGCAAGCCGTGGATCACTTTTGTCGAAGCATTCTACACACTCGGTATTGTGCCCGCAGCTTCTTACGGTCGTGATTATGGGCGTAAGCCAGTAGGCTCCGGACCGTATAAGTTTGTAGCCTGGAATGAAGGCGAACAGCTTATCGTCGAGCGCAACGACGCTTATTATGGCGATAAGGGGCCATTTAAGAAAATCACGTTCCTGTTCACGGGTGAAGCTCCGGGTTTAGCAGCAGCAAATGCTGGAGCGGTCGATATGGTTGCAGTTCCGGCTCAGCTCGCAGATGCAGTTCCGAACGGCTTTCAGGCAGTTCCCGTGCAAACAGTCGACAATCGTGGCTTGAGCCTTCCTTTTACAAAGCCGCATGACGTCAATGGCCGCAAAGTTGGAAATGCTGTGACGACAGACCCTGCTATTCGCAAAGCGATCAATATGGGTATTGATCGGAAGCTGGTCGTTGATGTAGCTCTGCATGGTCATGGTACACCTGCATTCGGTCCCGCCGATGGATTGCCATGGGCAGGGAAAGCCGATCAAATTGAATTCAATCTTGATGGTGCGAAAGCCATACTTGATGAGGCTGGTTGGACGGCCGGTGAGGATGGAATCCGCGCCAAAGATGGTGTGAGAGCCGCCTTTCCAATCAACTATCCGGCGAGCGATGCAACGCGACAAGCATTGGCTGAGACCGCAGCCGAACTGTTGCGCCCTCTTGGTATTGAAGCAACGCCCCAAGGTGGAAGCTGGGATGCAATCGGGCGTGTGATGCATTCCGAACCCGTGGTTTTCGGCTTTGGCAGTCACTCCCCTTATCAGCTCTATAGCCTGTTTGCCCAAAAGCTCGGCGGCGTGGAATATATGAACCCGAGTTATTACGCCAACCCGAAGGTTGAGGAGCTTTTTGAGAAAGCGCAGGGCGCAGGCAGCCTAGAAGGGTCAATGCCTTATTGGTCTAAAGCCGCTGACTATTACGGGTTGAAGGGTGATAATTCATGGGCTTGGCTCGTTAATTTCGACCATGTTTATTTCGTCAACAAGTGCCTTGATCTCGGAAAGACACAGATCGAACCACATGGTCACGGCTGGCCGGTTACTGCAACAATTGCCAACTGGCGGTGGACTTGCGAGTGA
- a CDS encoding ABC transporter permease: MTTNLATQISLRILRLCALVICVAFAVFLLMKASPIDPVDAYLGPAMAYVGPEQKMQIAAIWGLDRPVYEQFLRWAGNILSGDLGFSITYNTSVAEVMSTRIGTSLTLTGLAWLLSGILGFSLGMLSAAYEGRWPDRIIRLYCYILAATPTFWLAMLMLALFSVKLGWTPICCAGPIGVPSEDVTFIERLQHLILPLTALTLFGVAQIALHSRAKLIEVLQSDYITFARAQGARQSDIILRHGVRNSALPALTVLFASIGEIFGGAILAEQVFAWPGLGRAAVEAGIRGDVALLLAVAMLTTVVVSTGNMIADILYRVVDPRLKGQA; this comes from the coding sequence GTGACGACAAACCTCGCCACCCAGATTTCCTTACGCATTTTGCGTCTCTGTGCGCTGGTGATTTGCGTTGCCTTCGCGGTGTTCCTGCTGATGAAGGCATCACCCATTGATCCGGTGGATGCGTATCTCGGTCCAGCGATGGCCTATGTTGGGCCAGAGCAGAAAATGCAGATTGCTGCAATATGGGGCCTCGACCGCCCCGTCTATGAGCAGTTTTTGCGATGGGCTGGAAATATCCTCAGTGGTGATCTCGGTTTTAGCATCACTTACAATACTTCCGTGGCCGAGGTGATGAGCACGCGTATCGGGACATCGCTGACGCTTACGGGTCTCGCATGGTTGCTATCCGGGATTCTCGGCTTTTCTCTTGGAATGCTTTCAGCGGCTTATGAAGGACGCTGGCCTGACCGCATCATTCGGCTTTATTGCTACATTTTGGCCGCAACGCCGACTTTCTGGCTGGCAATGCTGATGTTGGCGCTGTTCTCAGTAAAACTGGGCTGGACACCAATATGTTGCGCTGGTCCGATTGGCGTTCCTTCGGAAGACGTCACCTTCATAGAACGCTTGCAGCATCTGATCCTTCCTCTGACGGCATTGACGCTATTTGGTGTCGCGCAGATCGCTTTGCATTCTCGCGCCAAGCTGATCGAGGTTCTGCAATCAGACTACATTACATTTGCGCGCGCACAAGGTGCGCGTCAGAGTGACATCATCCTACGCCACGGCGTTCGCAACTCAGCTCTGCCAGCGTTGACCGTGTTGTTTGCGTCAATTGGTGAAATATTCGGCGGAGCCATTCTTGCAGAGCAGGTTTTCGCCTGGCCCGGATTGGGGCGAGCTGCCGTGGAAGCGGGTATTCGTGGCGACGTAGCGTTGTTGCTGGCTGTTGCCATGCTGACCACCGTTGTAGTTTCGACTGGCAATATGATTGCCGATATTCTTTATCGCGTTGTCGATCCAAGGTTGAAGGGGCAAGCATGA